Proteins co-encoded in one Gemmatimonadota bacterium genomic window:
- a CDS encoding NADP-dependent malic enzyme yields MKRQDALDYHSKGRPGKIAVVPTKSLSNQRDLGLAYSPGVAEPCLEIQANPEDAYKYTAKGNLVAVVSNGTAVLGLGNIGALAGKPVMEGKGNLFKQFADIDVFDLEVGSEDPKDVVKFCQLLEPTVGGINLEDIKAPDCFYVEEELRKTLKIPVFHDDQHGTAIISGAALLNAVEIVGKELGKIRVVFSGAGAAAISTAEHYVRLGVLRENIIMCDREGVIHAGRGAGHMDPYKQRFAGNFTQRTLTDALVGADVFVGLSAAGAVTGDMIKPMADHPIIFALANPNPEILPQDVRAVRPDAITATGRSDFANQINNVLCFPFIFRGALDVRATTINEEMKMAATRALAALAKEDVPDTVSQLYGLKNVKFGPEYLIPFPFDPRALLWVAPAVAWAAIASGVANQVFDIDDYREQLEGRLGRARGIMRGIMNRAHHDPKRVVFPEGEDLKIIRAAQQLVDEGIAHPILLGRESAIRELAEANGVPLTGIRIEDPGTSKHRDRYAQFLWEKRQRKGLSLSEAHQRLYKGIYYGSAMLGVGDADAMVGGLGKHYPETIRPALEVIGAHPNVGLASGLYMLVFEKHVIFCGDTTVNIDPTAEQLAQIAISAAGLVSNFGQVPKVAMLSFSNFGSVKHPEAEKMARAVEILRERRPQLIVDGEMQADTAFTPEILASRYPFSKLKDEANVLIFPNLSAGNIAYKLLTKLGGATAIGPILVGMAHPVHVLEQGADVQEIVNMAAVAVIDAQWRTRANNGNGNGNGHSNVSVATPASEPAGAAR; encoded by the coding sequence ATGAAACGTCAAGATGCGCTCGATTATCACTCCAAGGGCCGGCCAGGCAAGATCGCCGTTGTCCCCACTAAGTCACTAAGCAACCAGCGCGACCTCGGCCTCGCATACTCGCCGGGAGTCGCTGAGCCCTGCCTCGAAATCCAAGCCAATCCCGAAGACGCCTACAAGTACACCGCCAAGGGCAACCTCGTCGCGGTCGTCAGCAACGGCACCGCCGTACTCGGGCTCGGCAACATCGGCGCCCTGGCGGGCAAGCCGGTGATGGAAGGCAAAGGCAATCTCTTCAAACAGTTTGCCGATATCGATGTATTCGATCTCGAAGTCGGGAGCGAAGATCCCAAAGATGTGGTGAAGTTCTGCCAACTCCTCGAGCCCACCGTGGGCGGCATCAACCTCGAGGACATCAAGGCACCCGACTGCTTCTATGTTGAGGAAGAGCTTCGCAAGACGCTCAAGATTCCCGTCTTCCACGACGACCAGCACGGCACGGCGATCATCAGCGGCGCCGCGCTCCTGAATGCCGTTGAGATTGTGGGCAAGGAACTCGGCAAGATTCGCGTGGTCTTCTCCGGCGCGGGCGCCGCAGCGATCAGCACGGCGGAGCACTATGTGCGCCTCGGCGTGCTGCGCGAGAACATCATCATGTGCGACCGCGAAGGCGTTATTCACGCCGGGCGCGGCGCCGGCCACATGGATCCGTACAAGCAGCGCTTCGCTGGCAATTTCACGCAGCGCACGCTCACGGACGCTTTGGTGGGAGCCGACGTGTTTGTCGGGCTCTCCGCGGCGGGTGCGGTCACGGGCGACATGATCAAGCCGATGGCCGATCACCCCATCATCTTTGCGCTCGCCAATCCGAACCCTGAGATTCTCCCGCAAGACGTACGCGCGGTGCGCCCCGATGCCATCACGGCTACCGGCCGCAGCGACTTTGCGAATCAGATTAACAACGTGCTCTGTTTTCCGTTCATCTTCCGCGGCGCACTTGACGTGCGTGCCACGACGATCAACGAAGAAATGAAGATGGCCGCCACGCGCGCGCTGGCCGCGCTGGCTAAGGAAGATGTACCGGACACGGTGAGCCAGCTCTACGGGCTCAAAAACGTGAAGTTCGGTCCCGAATATCTGATTCCCTTCCCGTTTGACCCGCGTGCCCTCCTCTGGGTGGCGCCGGCCGTGGCGTGGGCCGCCATTGCGAGTGGCGTGGCGAATCAGGTGTTTGACATCGATGATTACCGCGAGCAGCTCGAAGGCCGCCTCGGACGCGCCCGCGGCATCATGCGCGGCATCATGAACCGTGCACATCACGACCCCAAGCGCGTCGTGTTCCCCGAGGGGGAAGACCTCAAGATCATTCGCGCCGCGCAGCAGCTGGTGGACGAAGGCATTGCACACCCCATTCTGCTCGGACGCGAGTCCGCGATTCGCGAACTCGCCGAGGCCAACGGGGTGCCACTCACCGGCATTCGCATTGAAGACCCCGGCACGTCCAAGCACCGCGACCGCTACGCCCAGTTCCTCTGGGAAAAGCGGCAGCGCAAAGGCCTCTCGCTCTCCGAAGCGCATCAGCGCCTGTACAAGGGGATCTACTACGGCAGCGCGATGCTCGGTGTCGGTGATGCCGACGCCATGGTTGGCGGACTCGGTAAGCACTATCCCGAGACTATTCGCCCAGCGCTCGAAGTGATTGGCGCCCACCCGAACGTCGGGCTCGCCAGCGGCTTGTACATGCTCGTGTTTGAAAAGCACGTGATCTTCTGTGGCGACACCACGGTAAACATTGATCCCACCGCCGAACAACTCGCGCAGATCGCGATTTCCGCTGCTGGCCTTGTGAGCAACTTTGGCCAGGTGCCGAAAGTAGCCATGCTGTCGTTCTCAAACTTCGGGTCGGTCAAACACCCCGAAGCCGAGAAGATGGCGCGCGCCGTGGAGATTTTGCGCGAACGGCGTCCGCAGCTGATTGTGGATGGCGAAATGCAGGCCGATACGGCGTTTACGCCCGAGATCCTCGCGTCGCGTTATCCGTTCAGCAAGCTGAAGGACGAAGCGAACGTGCTGATTTTCCCGAACCTGAGCGCAGGGAATATCGCGTACAAGTTGTTGACCAAGCTGGGCGGGGCTACGGCGATCGGCCCCATCCTCGTCGGTATGGCCCATCCGGTGCACGTGCTGGAGCAGGGCGCCGACGTCCAGGAGATCGTGAACATGGCCGCCGTCGCGGTGATCGACGCCCAATGGCGCACGCGCGCCAATAACGGCAACGGAAACGGCAACGGACACTCGAACGTATCTGTCGCAACACCGGCCAGCGAGCCGGCTGGCGCGGCGCGCTAA
- a CDS encoding FHA domain-containing protein: protein MPYIQFNDQQIALASADLTVGAFDGATVRLPGSDPAAHAVLRLSADGTGLIRRGADSAIVLVNGVQLGAEPSPLLHGDRVELGGASLRYGDDEKGGRTQYVSAADIPEGLRAKSVSAKKATTATGGRCVSLMDGREYTVNPSGLSFGREVGCDIVVATVSVSRRHAEIAVMTDGYYLRDLSTNGVYVNGKRVEGSQLLNRGDVIQIGEEQFRFYADVAAEAAPAAVEHAPILVEPTALATAAPVELDFQVIALEDAMATVAAPQQPPKAVSAPVAPAAPARPSAPITEARTEPRPAAPPLGTLEIINEGAMKGAKYHIVSALTNIGRGAHNDIVIAEESLSGSHAKLLLRDGSWWLQDQNSTNGTYVGGRRVTGEQQLSGAPDVRFGSIKMIFRPAVSADATGGSGTRAIAAVNVDAARKERVAPKRGASGPVKAPNKKKGCAAMVAFLMACAAVGTMGIVFLFTTRG from the coding sequence ATGCCCTACATCCAGTTCAATGACCAGCAGATCGCGCTGGCCTCGGCCGACCTAACCGTTGGGGCCTTCGATGGCGCCACCGTTCGGCTACCAGGAAGCGACCCTGCCGCGCACGCCGTGCTCCGGCTTTCCGCCGACGGAACCGGACTCATCCGCCGCGGCGCCGACAGCGCCATTGTCCTGGTGAATGGCGTGCAACTGGGCGCCGAGCCCAGTCCGCTACTCCACGGCGATCGGGTGGAGTTGGGGGGCGCGTCGCTGCGCTACGGCGACGACGAGAAGGGCGGACGCACCCAGTATGTCTCCGCCGCCGATATCCCCGAAGGGTTGCGCGCCAAGTCTGTGTCCGCCAAAAAGGCCACCACTGCCACCGGCGGACGGTGCGTGTCGCTGATGGATGGGCGCGAATACACGGTGAACCCCTCGGGGCTCTCCTTTGGGCGCGAAGTCGGGTGTGACATTGTCGTCGCCACGGTTTCTGTGTCGCGCCGACACGCCGAAATCGCGGTGATGACCGATGGCTACTACCTGCGCGACCTCAGCACCAATGGCGTCTACGTCAACGGAAAGCGGGTGGAAGGCAGCCAACTGCTCAATCGCGGGGATGTTATCCAGATTGGGGAGGAGCAGTTCCGCTTCTACGCGGATGTCGCGGCGGAGGCAGCCCCTGCTGCGGTAGAGCATGCCCCTATTTTGGTGGAGCCCACCGCGCTCGCCACGGCGGCCCCCGTGGAGCTCGATTTTCAGGTCATCGCGCTGGAGGATGCCATGGCGACCGTCGCGGCCCCTCAACAGCCTCCGAAAGCCGTTTCTGCCCCCGTAGCCCCAGCGGCCCCAGCCCGCCCCTCGGCGCCTATCACCGAAGCCCGCACCGAACCTCGGCCCGCCGCGCCCCCGCTCGGAACCCTCGAAATCATCAATGAGGGCGCAATGAAGGGCGCCAAGTACCATATTGTGTCAGCGCTCACGAACATCGGGCGCGGGGCCCACAACGATATTGTCATTGCTGAGGAGAGCCTGTCGGGCTCACACGCCAAGCTCCTCCTGCGCGACGGTTCGTGGTGGCTTCAGGACCAGAACTCGACGAATGGCACCTACGTGGGTGGGCGTCGAGTGACCGGAGAACAGCAACTTTCGGGCGCTCCGGACGTGCGTTTTGGCAGCATCAAGATGATCTTTCGTCCGGCGGTCAGCGCGGATGCGACGGGTGGCTCCGGAACTCGTGCGATTGCCGCGGTGAACGTGGATGCCGCGCGAAAGGAGCGGGTTGCTCCAAAGCGGGGCGCGTCTGGACCGGTGAAGGCGCCGAACAAGAAGAAGGGGTGTGCTGCGATGGTCGCATTCTTGATGGCCTGCGCGGCCGTAGGAACCATGGGGATCGTTTTCCTTTTCACGACGCGAGGCTGA
- the pckA gene encoding phosphoenolpyruvate carboxykinase (ATP) gives MATATPLSRESSHGLSEQGIKASGAVHWNLVAPELALAAARKQEGVFASGGPFVAVTTPHTGRSPKDKFVVQEPTSQADVDWGAVNQPMTDAHFDILLADVRGHLNGQGELFVEDLYCGADPDYRLSCRYVTPNAWHANFVRNMFIRPEIAELASFAPNFSILHAPEFQGDPARHGTRTSTFIVLHLAKRMILIGGTRYAGELKKAMFTVMNYLLPKQGVLSMHCSANIGPAGDTALFFGLSGTGKTTLSADPERGLIGDDEHGWSENGTFNFEGGCYAKVINLSPEQEPDIYATTQMFGTILENVELDEITKQVKFESQSITENTRASYPLHYIRNHVPSGRGGHPKNVVFLTADAFGVLPPIARLTREQAMYYFLSGYTAKVAGTERGVTEPQATFSACFGAVFLVWHPTKYATMLGELLAKHDAKVWLVNTGWSGGAYGTGARMKLSHTRAMVRALLAGKLDAAPVKVDPVFGLSVPQGIENVPAGVLDARGTWADSAAYDAQAAKLAQMFRDNIKKFGDAVPAEILAAGPKG, from the coding sequence ATGGCTACGGCTACCCCGCTCTCCCGCGAGAGCTCGCACGGACTTTCGGAGCAAGGCATCAAGGCCTCAGGTGCGGTGCACTGGAATCTTGTGGCGCCTGAATTGGCGCTCGCTGCCGCACGGAAACAGGAAGGGGTGTTTGCTTCAGGCGGCCCGTTCGTGGCGGTGACCACGCCGCACACGGGTCGCTCGCCCAAGGACAAGTTCGTGGTGCAGGAGCCGACCTCGCAGGCTGACGTGGACTGGGGCGCGGTGAACCAGCCCATGACCGATGCGCATTTCGACATCCTGCTCGCTGATGTGCGCGGGCACCTCAACGGGCAGGGCGAACTGTTTGTCGAAGATCTCTACTGCGGCGCCGATCCTGACTACCGCCTCAGCTGCCGTTATGTGACGCCCAACGCCTGGCACGCGAACTTCGTGCGGAACATGTTCATCCGCCCGGAGATCGCCGAGCTCGCCAGCTTTGCGCCCAACTTCTCGATTCTGCACGCCCCCGAGTTTCAGGGCGACCCCGCTCGGCACGGCACGCGCACGAGCACCTTCATCGTGCTGCATCTCGCCAAGCGGATGATTCTCATTGGCGGCACGCGCTATGCCGGCGAACTCAAGAAGGCGATGTTCACCGTGATGAACTACCTGCTTCCCAAGCAGGGTGTGCTCTCGATGCACTGCTCGGCGAACATCGGCCCCGCGGGCGACACCGCGCTGTTCTTCGGCCTCTCTGGCACCGGCAAGACCACGCTCAGTGCCGACCCGGAACGTGGCCTCATTGGCGACGACGAACATGGCTGGAGCGAGAACGGCACCTTCAACTTTGAAGGCGGCTGCTACGCCAAAGTGATCAACCTCTCGCCGGAGCAGGAGCCCGACATCTATGCCACTACGCAGATGTTCGGCACCATCCTCGAGAACGTCGAGCTCGACGAGATCACCAAGCAGGTAAAGTTCGAGAGCCAGAGCATCACCGAGAACACGCGCGCGTCGTACCCGCTCCACTACATTCGCAATCACGTGCCGAGCGGACGCGGCGGGCACCCCAAGAACGTCGTGTTCCTCACCGCCGACGCGTTCGGTGTACTTCCGCCGATTGCGCGCCTGACGCGCGAACAGGCGATGTACTATTTCCTCTCTGGTTACACGGCCAAGGTGGCCGGCACCGAACGTGGCGTCACGGAACCACAAGCCACATTCAGCGCCTGCTTTGGCGCGGTGTTCCTGGTGTGGCACCCCACCAAGTACGCGACGATGCTCGGCGAACTGCTGGCCAAGCACGACGCCAAGGTCTGGCTCGTCAACACCGGATGGAGCGGTGGCGCCTACGGCACCGGCGCGCGCATGAAGCTCTCGCACACGCGCGCGATGGTGCGTGCGTTGCTCGCCGGCAAGCTCGATGCCGCGCCGGTGAAGGTGGATCCGGTATTTGGCCTGAGCGTGCCGCAAGGAATTGAAAACGTGCCGGCCGGCGTACTCGATGCGCGCGGCACCTGGGCCGATAGCGCCGCGTACGATGCGCAGGCCGCCAAACTCGCGCAGATGTTCCGCGACAATATCAAGAAGTTCGGTGACGCGGTGCCGGCAGAAATTCTCGCTGCCGGCCCAAAAGGTTGA
- a CDS encoding Stp1/IreP family PP2C-type Ser/Thr phosphatase, which yields MIRSGNEDNFFAESDERRGVFVVADGMGGHAAGEVASEMAVQIVSRQLMQIQTVLAEDAGKRVEQSLKDANRAIYERMLAEVDKQGMGTTASVLVLSDDQFLIGQVGDSRVYLLRDGALRQVTKDHSYVQEQVDAGLLTPEQARYHPYSNVITRCCGANESVEADVYRGAVLPGDVFLVASDGLTGMVDDRRLQQLLLARSGPSRIVDALIAEANGRGGLDNITAIVVQVGMVDATQND from the coding sequence ATGATTCGTTCCGGCAATGAAGACAATTTTTTCGCCGAGTCGGACGAACGACGCGGCGTGTTTGTGGTAGCCGACGGTATGGGGGGTCACGCGGCGGGGGAAGTCGCGAGTGAGATGGCGGTGCAGATTGTGTCGCGCCAGCTCATGCAGATTCAGACCGTGCTCGCCGAGGATGCGGGTAAGCGCGTAGAGCAGTCGCTCAAGGACGCGAATCGCGCCATCTACGAGCGGATGCTCGCCGAGGTGGACAAGCAGGGGATGGGCACCACCGCAAGCGTGCTCGTGCTCTCCGACGATCAGTTCCTGATTGGACAGGTGGGCGACTCGCGTGTGTATCTTCTGCGCGACGGTGCGCTGCGTCAGGTGACCAAGGACCATTCGTACGTGCAGGAACAGGTGGACGCAGGGCTCCTTACACCGGAGCAGGCGCGCTACCACCCGTACAGCAACGTGATCACCCGGTGCTGCGGCGCCAACGAGAGTGTCGAAGCCGACGTGTATCGCGGCGCGGTGCTCCCGGGCGACGTATTCCTCGTGGCCAGCGACGGACTCACCGGCATGGTGGATGACCGCCGTCTGCAACAGCTGCTCCTCGCGCGCAGTGGACCCTCGCGCATCGTGGATGCCCTCATCGCCGAGGCCAATGGCCGCGGCGGACTCGACAACATCACGGCGATCGTGGTGCAAGTCGGAATGGTGGATGCCACGCAGAATGACTGA
- a CDS encoding HD domain-containing protein, with product MPTIRDPLWNNIRVDAIAERLLDTAVMQRLRYVRQLGLAHLVYPGATHSRFEHALGAYHLAKRALHELRESGQLDGIATDEPTVVAAAALLHDVGHYPFSHALEEVGLPHHEALSRPLITEGAVAEVLRSAIGADAPERVFALICGESPSPLQGLISGSLDLDKMDYLKRDAMMCGVPYGEIDEDRLIHALVLLDDPATGHRRVGVRAKGLSALESLLFAKYQMYRNVYWHHACRSATAMYKRLVEHALAAGQLDAAVVARSTDEGLLSALDQRASDATRAMLEALRMRRLYKRAFEAPAAQLPMDELEWIADDRARTRDAERRLATSLGLAEGDVLLDFPAKTHMLGLDLPVLSRDGSVRQLTHEGLPGAIDLPRMADELYRSARYLRVFTAERVTVRREELDAVLR from the coding sequence GTGCCAACCATTCGCGATCCGCTCTGGAACAACATTCGCGTTGATGCCATCGCCGAGCGACTGCTCGACACGGCGGTGATGCAGCGGCTACGCTATGTGCGCCAGCTCGGGCTCGCGCATCTGGTGTACCCGGGCGCCACGCATTCCCGCTTTGAGCACGCACTCGGCGCCTATCACCTGGCCAAGCGTGCGTTGCACGAACTGCGCGAGAGTGGGCAACTCGACGGGATTGCCACCGACGAACCAACCGTCGTGGCTGCCGCCGCGCTGTTGCACGACGTGGGGCACTATCCGTTTTCGCATGCGCTCGAAGAAGTGGGGCTGCCGCATCACGAAGCGCTCTCGCGCCCGCTGATCACCGAGGGGGCCGTAGCCGAGGTGCTGCGGAGTGCCATCGGCGCCGATGCACCGGAGCGCGTGTTTGCGCTCATCTGCGGCGAGAGCCCGAGTCCGTTGCAGGGACTAATCAGTGGATCGCTCGACCTCGACAAAATGGATTATCTCAAGCGCGACGCCATGATGTGCGGCGTTCCGTACGGTGAGATTGACGAGGATCGGCTTATTCACGCGCTCGTCCTGCTCGACGACCCCGCCACGGGCCATCGACGCGTGGGCGTGCGCGCCAAGGGATTGAGCGCGCTCGAGTCGCTGCTGTTCGCGAAGTACCAGATGTACCGCAATGTCTACTGGCACCACGCCTGCCGTAGTGCGACGGCGATGTATAAGCGACTCGTGGAGCACGCGCTCGCCGCGGGGCAGCTCGACGCCGCGGTGGTGGCACGCTCCACCGACGAAGGGCTGTTGAGTGCACTGGATCAACGGGCGAGTGATGCCACGCGCGCGATGCTCGAGGCACTGCGCATGCGGCGGCTCTACAAACGCGCTTTCGAAGCGCCAGCAGCGCAGCTGCCGATGGACGAACTCGAATGGATTGCCGACGACCGCGCCCGCACGCGCGACGCCGAGCGGCGTCTCGCCACCTCGCTGGGATTGGCCGAAGGCGATGTGCTCCTCGACTTCCCCGCCAAGACCCACATGCTTGGGCTCGATCTGCCAGTGTTGAGCCGCGACGGCAGCGTGCGACAGCTCACGCACGAAGGGCTGCCAGGGGCGATTGATCTGCCGCGCATGGCGGATGAGCTGTATCGCTCGGCGCGCTACCTGCGCGTGTTCACGGCGGAGCGGGTGACGGTGCGGAGAGAGGAGCTCGACGCGGTGTTGCGGTAA
- a CDS encoding metal ABC transporter permease has product MLETLSVFREALYGALVIGIACSVLGVYVVLKRIVFVGAALAQLSSAGIALALFLGGLGVSGQLAHHPVAMSLLVTLTGAMFFGLGAGAKSGVPPDATIGVTYAAAAAAGILLIAKATSGEAHDIFLQGNILGITRADTLVLLAVTVPVLLIHFVFYKEFLFVSFDRETARTLGYRVTAWNLALYFTLGLVIAFAMQFAGVMLVFNFLVLPAVTGLLLARSMGGIFAVAITSGILASVIGFALSIPYDLPSGPAIIACSSLMALMAWCARRLQSR; this is encoded by the coding sequence ACTGTACGGCGCCCTGGTCATCGGGATCGCGTGCTCGGTGCTTGGCGTGTATGTCGTTCTCAAGCGCATCGTCTTCGTCGGCGCGGCGCTGGCACAGCTGTCATCGGCTGGCATCGCGCTGGCGTTGTTCCTCGGCGGGCTCGGCGTGAGTGGGCAACTGGCGCATCACCCAGTGGCGATGTCACTGCTCGTGACCCTCACTGGCGCAATGTTCTTTGGCCTAGGCGCTGGCGCCAAGAGCGGTGTGCCGCCCGACGCTACGATTGGCGTGACCTATGCCGCGGCGGCCGCCGCGGGAATATTGCTTATTGCCAAGGCGACGAGCGGAGAGGCCCACGACATCTTTTTGCAGGGCAATATTCTCGGCATCACACGCGCCGACACGCTCGTGTTGCTCGCGGTGACAGTCCCCGTGCTCTTGATCCACTTCGTGTTCTACAAAGAGTTCCTCTTTGTCTCGTTCGACCGTGAGACGGCGCGTACGCTCGGCTACCGAGTCACCGCCTGGAACCTGGCGCTCTATTTCACCCTCGGTTTGGTGATCGCCTTTGCGATGCAGTTCGCCGGCGTCATGCTCGTGTTCAACTTCCTCGTGCTGCCGGCTGTCACCGGACTGCTGCTCGCACGCTCCATGGGCGGCATTTTCGCCGTGGCGATCACGTCTGGCATTCTCGCCAGCGTCATTGGCTTTGCGTTGTCGATCCCGTACGACCTCCCCTCTGGCCCCGCCATCATCGCCTGTTCGAGTCTGATGGCGCTCATGGCCTGGTGCGCGCGCCGACTGCAGTCCCGTTAA
- a CDS encoding ABC transporter ATP-binding protein — translation MTAPATPHDEEALGKAFDLRLTRRMLRYVGPHAPLMVGALALLVVAGVLQLAQPLLTRHVIDVAVPAGDRTALRGDALIFMSVLVAQFGSQYGQVMLTTLLGQRVMHDLRQQIFAHLQRLPIAFFDRNPVGRLVTRVTSDVEALNELFTAGVVAGMGDLFTLAAIAGLMFSTDWRLTLAAFGVVPFIYLTSHIFRVKVRESYRDIRARLARINAFLNERLSAMRIVQLFGRERSEGERFAVLNQHHLDAHLRSVTVYALYFPVIEILTTIALASLIVAAAPRVGSHVLTVGTVAAFLQLARRFFQPLQDLSDKYNTLQQAMAASERIFGLLDTPADPAGSSGEPAARSGRPVTVEFEHVWFSYDPPGTAEPRWVLRDVSFSANPGQTVAIVGHTGAGKTTVINLLLRFYDPQKGRILVDGRDARHISTEELRGLIGYVQQDIFLFAGDIATNIRLSNPISDERVEAAADRVGAGRVIRRLPDGYAHMLGERGASVSVGERQLLSFARAIAADPSLLVLDEATSAVDSEIEADIQRALAELMAGRTTIAVAHRLSTIAGADEILVMHHGEVRERGRHRELMAAGGLYANLYRLQTGIFPEGYSAA, via the coding sequence GTGACCGCTCCCGCCACCCCGCACGACGAAGAAGCCCTCGGCAAGGCGTTCGACCTCCGGCTCACGCGCCGGATGCTTCGGTACGTCGGCCCGCACGCGCCGCTCATGGTGGGCGCGCTGGCATTGCTCGTGGTCGCCGGCGTGTTGCAACTGGCGCAGCCCCTGCTCACGCGCCACGTGATTGACGTGGCCGTTCCCGCGGGTGATCGCACGGCCCTCCGCGGCGACGCCCTGATCTTTATGAGCGTGCTGGTGGCACAGTTCGGGAGCCAGTACGGGCAGGTGATGCTCACCACCCTGCTGGGTCAGCGCGTGATGCACGACCTGCGGCAGCAGATCTTTGCGCATCTCCAACGACTCCCCATCGCCTTTTTTGACCGCAACCCCGTGGGTCGACTCGTCACGCGCGTCACCAGTGACGTCGAAGCGCTCAACGAGCTGTTTACCGCGGGCGTGGTGGCCGGGATGGGCGATCTGTTTACGCTCGCCGCCATCGCCGGCCTGATGTTCTCCACCGATTGGCGCCTGACGCTCGCGGCTTTCGGCGTGGTGCCGTTCATCTATCTCACCTCGCACATTTTCCGAGTGAAAGTGCGCGAGAGTTATCGCGACATTCGCGCGCGCCTCGCGCGCATCAACGCCTTTCTCAATGAACGGCTTTCGGCGATGCGCATTGTGCAGCTCTTTGGCCGCGAGCGGTCGGAGGGCGAACGCTTTGCGGTGCTCAATCAACATCATCTCGATGCGCACCTGCGATCGGTGACCGTGTATGCGCTCTATTTTCCTGTTATTGAAATTCTCACCACCATCGCCCTCGCCAGTTTGATCGTGGCGGCGGCGCCCCGCGTGGGCTCGCACGTGCTGACGGTGGGGACGGTGGCCGCGTTTCTTCAACTCGCGCGGCGATTCTTTCAGCCGTTGCAGGACTTGAGCGACAAGTACAACACGCTCCAGCAGGCGATGGCCGCGTCGGAGCGAATCTTCGGCCTCCTCGACACCCCGGCCGACCCCGCTGGCTCCAGTGGCGAACCCGCCGCCCGCAGCGGGCGCCCGGTGACCGTTGAGTTCGAGCACGTCTGGTTCAGCTATGACCCTCCCGGTACCGCCGAGCCGCGTTGGGTGCTGCGCGACGTGAGCTTTTCCGCGAATCCTGGCCAGACCGTGGCGATTGTCGGTCACACCGGCGCGGGAAAAACCACCGTCATCAACTTGCTCCTACGCTTTTACGATCCGCAAAAGGGACGCATCCTGGTGGATGGCCGCGACGCGCGCCACATCTCCACCGAGGAGCTGCGCGGGCTCATTGGCTACGTGCAGCAGGACATTTTCCTCTTTGCCGGCGACATTGCCACCAACATTCGGCTCTCGAACCCCATCAGCGACGAGCGGGTCGAGGCGGCCGCCGATCGCGTAGGGGCAGGGCGCGTCATCCGCCGCCTCCCCGACGGCTACGCCCACATGCTCGGGGAACGGGGCGCCAGTGTGAGTGTCGGGGAGCGGCAGCTGCTCTCCTTTGCCCGAGCCATCGCCGCCGACCCGTCGCTCCTGGTGCTCGACGAAGCCACCAGCGCCGTGGACAGCGAAATCGAGGCCGATATTCAGCGCGCCCTCGCTGAGCTGATGGCGGGTCGCACCACGATCGCCGTGGCCCACCGGCTCAGCACTATCGCCGGCGCGGACGAAATCCTCGTGATGCATCACGGCGAAGTGCGCGAGCGGGGGCGACATCGGGAGCTGATGGCGGCCGGCGGATTGTATGCAAATCTCTATAGGTTGCAAACCGGCATATTTCCAGAGGGATATTCGGCCGCCTGA